The following DNA comes from Miscanthus floridulus cultivar M001 chromosome 5, ASM1932011v1, whole genome shotgun sequence.
ATGTCGTTACTGAAACCTGGCTATTGTTTGTAAGCTAATATTTGCAAGAAATCTCCCAACTCTTTCCAGTTTTTCTTGTAAATACAGGCGTGGTTAGAAATGTCAGAGCAGGATTGATAGTGGTTCATGATTGCAGCAAGGTTTTGATCTCTCAACTCCCTAATTCGGTTAGACAAGACACAGATCACCTACAACTCATTGTTTTCCTTTTTGTTCTTTTGATAGGATTTCTTTTGCTGTTTGTGTTCAGGTTTTTGTATGGCACCGTTCCTTGTCATCAACAAAACCTGAATTGTAGGTGGTATTGTTTTTTGTCCAGCAAGAGCCCATAAACTTCACGATAATCTCAATATGACAGGTAAAGAGGAGTGCTTGGTTCCATTAGCATGTCTTTTTGTTGAATCTGAACTGTGCTTATACAAACATCATGCTCTCATGGCGGTAAGAGCTCTGTACTTAATAAGGTTCTGAAAGTAATTCAGGGTTTCTTAGGAGCAAGACTAAATGTTTTTCACTGCCGTTAGAGAAAATTAACACTAAGTTAGTGATCTTTGGTCCACATGCTGATTCCATGTAATTCGAATAACAATTCTGGCTCAAAGACATCATCAGAGGCATCGGGATCGAAGTAGGAGGACAGCACATAGTGAAACCAAGACGTGCTCGCTCTCCCAGTGCGCCATTGCTTGCTATGTCTGTTTGCTTCTACTCTCACTGTGGTTTTCTTCCTAATCCATGCTCCAGATGCTTAGATGGCTTTGCATTTGGAGATAAACTCCAGCCTATCATTTAGCTCATTCCTAAAGCAAACCTCCTTTCTTTCCTACATAGATAGATAGTAGTGAGCAACTCATTTAGAACCAATGTTAAACTTTGGTTAAAATTTGTATTTGCTCCAATCATAAGTTATCTATATGATGCATGTTGCAGTAAGAGGGTGCAGCACTTGAGGATGGGAAGTGCCGTTGGGAGACATGCGCCTGCTGACAGACGTCACCCCGGGGCGAGTTGGCTTTCAACTGTGAGCTGCCAACAATGAGGGGAGGCAGTAGTTGTAGCACTCGGTACCCATGGATGCTTAACAAAAAGGCAATTGCTCATATCAATATTTGTCTATTTTGATTGATGGGTTTGCATTAACGACTCAGAAATATTTGTGCTCTGTGAATATTTACGTTTTTATGTGAATTGAGTGTTGTAATTGTACAACTGAAGGATAATGACATGATGGTGTGGCCTCAATACTTAACACATGGTTTGCCAATTGAAGCTAGAATACCCCTCAGGCGACCCGTGAAACACTTTTAAACATGCTGCATTCACCATGGATTTTGAACTTAAGGTCAACCTTGACATTGTTGTAGCCACAGTAGTTGGAAAAACTCAGGCATGGGGTTGATGAATTTTCGGTTGCATTACCTAGATAAATCACCCTATGTACATGGTTGTTCAGTTGCAGCGCATGGAAAGTAACAGTTCTTGTGCACCATTAGGAGATAAGACTAAGACCGCTAAAGAAGGTAAGATAATGCACGAAAAAATAGATATCAGAGATTTTtttttgccgatataaaatattatcttagccgcgtcacggaaagatctatatagtagagttgttaagcctacgacgccgcgctctctatgactatgttaatttcacgaactttgtttttttgaattaaatgtcactttaacgtcgttatttaatttaacagtattattattttatcatgcgatccgtgtgtttttaataCAAAAGCTTAGCTGTCTCGTACCAACACACGGACACGCTGCCCAGTTATAAAGAAACCTAAAGATCGGTACCCTTATTCTTTGCTTTCACGATCGCGGGCTGATAAAGTATGTTTGCAAAAGTAATCCTCCATGCCCGATTTGGAAGGCAGGCATCGATCAAGCAGCAGGCAGCTGCTCAGCTTGGGGACCAAGTAGGGGTTGGCATGCATGATCATGATGCATCCCATTCCCATCCTTGATCCAAGGAGTAGGCTCCAAGGGGACAAGATATTTTTGAAGAGAGCACACCTACAACGTAGCGTGCATTTGTTTAATCAACCGCGGAAAGCAAGAGGGCCCCTACCTGACCCGGGCCCACCACCCATTCTCTGATGAAGCGGccaaaaaattaaaaagaaaaactcAGGCCATATCTGGTGCTGGGCCCTTGCCCTTGATCCGTCCATCCGCCCCCGGCGGCAGGTCGAATTATCCAAACTTGAAAAAGTGTAATGACCTAGATAAAAAATCCCTAATTAGTAACCCCCGGCCCCGCCTGCTGCCTTTTGAGAGAAATTGACACCCAGCTCGGAGCGAGACCGGCTCGCACGGGCGCTTGCCTGCAGCGTGCTGCGCGGAAACGGGGTCGGCGGCGCTGCAGGCGAGGCTTGAATCGCTCGATCGTGTTTCCTACCGTATCATCGATCGATCGGCTCGATCTCAAGCTAGCCTCCGGCTGATGATGGACGGCCTCCACACGGAGCTCGCGCTGGGGCTGCTCGCCGggtgcggcgtcggcggcggaggCGACCACCAGCTCCTCCAGACGGCGACGTTCGTGGCCAAGACCTACCAGATGGTGTGCGACCCGCGGACGGACGCGCTCGTGCGATGGGGCAGGGAGAACAACAGGTTCGTCGTCGTCGACCCCGCTGGCTTCTCGCGGCTGCTCCTCCCCTGCTTCTTCAAGCACAGCAACTTCTCCAGCTTCGTGCGCCAGCTCAGCACATACGTAAGTGCGCGCGTGAATAAGGGTCATGGTCGTTCGTTGTCTTCCTCACATAGTCACATGTCCTCCTGCTGTACACTTACCCTGGCGCCATGGATGCCCGCAGGGGTTCCGGAAGGTGCACCCAGACCGGTGGGAGTTCGCGCACGAGTCGTTCCTGCGCGGCCAGACGCACCTGCTGCCGCGCATCGTGCGCCGCAGGAAGCGCGGCGAGCAGGGCGCCGCCTGCTCCGCCTCCTCCGGCGGCGATGCGCACGCGCAGGCGCAGTACGCGGCGGCGGCCGGCTTCTGTATCGGTACAGGCGAggatcatcgtcatcatcgtcaggaggaggagggggacggGGATCCGGAAGAGAACAAGGAGGCGCCGGCGCTGCTGGAGGAGGTGCAGCGGCTGCGGCAGGAGCAGACGGCCATCGGGGAGGAGCTGGCGCAGATGAGCCGGCGCCTGCAGGCCACGGAGCGGCGGCCCGACCAGCTCATGTCCTTCCTCGCCAGGCTCGCCGAGGACCCCGACGGCGTCACGCGCAGCCTCGTCGAGCAGGCCGCCGAGAAGAAGCGCCGCCGCATGCAGCTCGCCTCCCAGCCCGCCCGCCCGCTCCCGCCGGCGCCAGTGCCAGTACTCCACCACCACCCGCTGCTGGCGGCGCTCGGAGGCGCCGCCGCCAAGGGCCTGGACGGCTGGCAATGGGAATGGGCGGCGGAGCAGAAGCCGCCGTCTGTTGTGCTCCCCACCTTCGATCCCCCCGCCGCCACCTACTGCGGGGCCGGGGTGCAGCATGTGCCGAATCTCGGTCTCGGAAGCGGCAACAGCGGCGGCATCATCGGCATGGGCCTGACTGCTGACGAGACCGCCCCCTTCCCGTTCTGCCTGCTCGGCCAGGGTGGGTTTCTGTTCTTTTGACCCGCTCCTGCACGTGCACCTTCTACCGTACCCCCGCCTTTGCTGCTTTCTACCAGTACCAGTCGCTGCTCATCCTCCTTGTCCTCTGCAAAGTGCAAACCATTCTTCTGCTTGCTCTGCACATCAGTGTGATGACATCTGATGTTAGTAGTTATCACAAATGAGCACACAGGCTACTACTGCATCTATTGTACGTATGTAACCGTAGAACTGATCGTTGGATGATCATGTTCATCATTAGTTCTAGTACATGATTATTAGTCCTTGCAT
Coding sequences within:
- the LOC136452521 gene encoding heat stress transcription factor C-1a-like, with the protein product MMDGLHTELALGLLAGCGVGGGGDHQLLQTATFVAKTYQMVCDPRTDALVRWGRENNRFVVVDPAGFSRLLLPCFFKHSNFSSFVRQLSTYGFRKVHPDRWEFAHESFLRGQTHLLPRIVRRRKRGEQGAACSASSGGDAHAQAQYAAAAGFCIGTGEDHRHHRQEEEGDGDPEENKEAPALLEEVQRLRQEQTAIGEELAQMSRRLQATERRPDQLMSFLARLAEDPDGVTRSLVEQAAEKKRRRMQLASQPARPLPPAPVPVLHHHPLLAALGGAAAKGLDGWQWEWAAEQKPPSVVLPTFDPPAATYCGAGVQHVPNLGLGSGNSGGIIGMGLTADETAPFPFCLLGQGGFLFF